The Comamonas endophytica sequence GATGCGGCCTTCGGGCAGCGCGAACAGGTCGCGCAGCGGGCGCAGCGGCTCCAGGGCATCGCGCTCGCGGCAGTCTTGCAGGGTCGGTGTCATGGGAGGGCTCTCAGGACTGCGCGTACGGGGGAAGCATCGGCCTGGGTCAGCTTGAGCGGCAGCGCAATCAGCTCGTAGTCGCCCTCGGGCACGGTATCGAGCACCAGGTTCTCCAGCACGCGCAGGCCGCGCCGGCGGATCGCCTGGTGGCTCTCCAGCGCCTTGCTGCTGGCCGGATCGATGCTGGCGGTGTCGATGCCTATCAGCTGCACGCCCAGATCGGCCAGGCGCTCGATGGTTTCGGGCGCGTAGGCGGCGAGATCCTCGTCCCAGCCCGCGGGTGCGCGTTCATAGGTGCGCACCAGCACCCGCGGCGGCAGATCGGGCGTGATCGCATGCGCGAGGTCCTGCCAGCGCAGCAGCGGCCCGCGCGCAATGGCGTGGATCACGCGGCATGGGCCGAGAAAGGGTTCGAGATCGACCGCGCCGATCGCCGCGCCCTCGGGGTCGTAGTGCAGCGGCGCATCGGCATGCGCACCGATATGCGGCGACATGGTGATGGCGCTGACATTGACCGGGCAATCCGGCGTGATGGTCGCGCACCATTGCTGGCTGTAGCGCGTGTCGCCGGGGAACACCGGGCTGGCGCCGTGGATTGGCGGGGAGATGTCCCAGAGAAGCTGTGTCATGGCTGACGACTCTAACCCCCTGGCCCGCGCCGTCTGTCAGCGGCCAGGCCTTGCGCGGCGCCGAAACCAGAAAGCGTAGATCAGCAGCAGCAAGCCCAGGAAGGGCACCCCGGTCAGCAGCGTGAGATGGAATTCCTCGGTGAAATAGGTCGTGACCAGCACGCCCAGCATCAACGCCGCGCCCAGCAGCGTCAGCGCCGGGAAACCCCACATGCGAAAGGCCAGCGGGCGGCTGCCCTCGGCCTTCCAGCGCGCGCGGAAGAACAGGTGCGTGACGAACACCATGAACCAGGTGAACATCGCGCCGAACATCGCGATGCTCATCATCCAGACCAGCGACTTCTGGGGCTGCCAGACATTGAGCACCATGGCCACGGCTATGCCCATGCACGACACGGCAATGGCGCGCGTGGGCACGCCGCGCGCGTTGAGGCGGCCCAGCGCCTTGGGCGCATAGCCGCCGCGCGAGAGGCTGAACATCATGCGAGAGGTCACATACAGCTGGCTGTTCATCGCCGACAGCGCCGCCACCAGCACCACGAAATTGAGCACATGCGCGGCGCCGGGTATGCCGATGATCTCCATCACCTGCACGAAGGGGCTGCGGTCGGTGCCGGCCTGGTGCCAGGGCACGATGGCCAGCATCAGCGCCAGCGTCAGCAGATAGAACAGCACCAGCCGCAGCACCGTCGTGCGGAAGGCGCTGGTGATCGCCTGCTGCGGATCGCGCGCCTCGCCCGCGGCCACGGCAATCGCCTCCAGGCTCAGGTAGCTGAAGATCGCGACGATCACGCCGACCCAGCAGCCCCACAGGCCGTTGGGAAAGAAGCCGCCCTGCGCGGTGTAGTGGTGAAAGCCGATGTCCGGGCGCTGCGCGCCGAACACCACATAGGCGCCGATCAGGATGAAGGCGACGATGGCCACGATCTTGACCATCGAGAAGACGTACTCGACCTGGCCGAAGGCCTTGACGCTCGAGGCGTTCACCGCGATCAGCGCCGCCGAGAAGACCGCCACCCAGAGCCAGCGCGGCGATTCGGGAAACCAGTAGCCCATGTAGAGCCCGACGGCCGTGACCTCCATGCCCACGGCCAGCACCACCGCGGCCCAGTAGGCATAGCGCACGAGAAAGCCGGCCCAGGGCGCGATGTAGTGCTCGGCATAGGCACCGAACGAGCCCGAGATGGGGTGGGCCACGGTCATCTCGGCCAGGCAGCCCATCAGCAGCAGCGCGATCAGCGCGCCGATCGCATAGCTCAGCAGCACGCTCGGGCCGGCGAAGCCGATGGCAAACGCGCTGCCCATGAACAGCCCCGTGCCGATGGCGCCGCCAATCGCGATCATCACGATCTGCGCGCCGCTCAGGTGCTGCTGCAGCCCGGTCTCGCGTTGCTGTATCTCTTCAAAGGAGGGCATGGCGGAATCTTTCTGCACGCGTTGGCGGCAGGGGAAAAAGGATGCCTGCGGCAAGGCGCAAATACGCATCGCCAAATGCAGTGCGACGGGCCCGGTGCGAACGTTGGAACCGTTCGCACCGGGCCCGTCGAAGGATGACGGCCTACGCCGCTCTAGTCCACCTGCTTGCCGAGTAGCAGATACTCCATCAAGGCTTTTTGCACATGCATCCGATTCTCCGCTTCTTCCCAGACCACGGATTGCGGACCGTCGATGACCTCGGCCTCGACCTCCTCGCCGCGGTGCGCCGGCAGGCAGTGCATGAACAGCGCGTCGGGGCGCGCCGCGGCCATCATCTCGGCGTCCACGCACCAGTCGGCAAAGGCCTTCTTGCGCGCTTCGTTCTCGGCCTCGAAGCCCATGCTGGTCCAGACATCGGTCGTGACCAGGTCGGCGCCGGCGCAGGCCTCGAGCGGGTCCTTGAAGACCGCATAGCTGCCGGGATTCGCGGCCTTGCCGTTGAAGGCCAGGCGCTCGTCCACTTCATAGCCGCCGGGCGTGCTCAGATGGACCTTGAAGCCCAGCAGGTCGGCGGCCTGCAGCCAGGTGTTGGCCATGTTGTTGCCGTCGCCGACCCAGGCCACGACCCTGCCCTGGATCGAGCCGCGGTGCTCGATGAAGGTGAAGATGTCGGCCAGGATCTGGCAGGGGTGGAATTCGTTGGTCAGCCCGTTGATGACCGGCACGCGCGAGTATTCGGCAAAGCGCTCGATGCGCTCCTGGCCGAAGGTGCGGATCATCACCAGGTCGGTCATGCGGCTGATGACGCGCGCGCTGTCCTCGATGGGCTCGGAGCGGCCCAGCTGGCTGTCCGTCGAGGTCAGGTGGACCACCGAGCCGCCGAGCTGGTACATGCCGGCCTCGAAGCTCACGCGGGTGCGCGTGCTGGCCTTCTCGAAGATCATCGCCAGCGTGCGGTCGCCCAGCGTGTGGTGCTTCTCGTAAGCCTTGAATTTCTTCTTGATCAGCGCCGCGCGCTCGAACAGGTAGGCGTATTCCTCGGCGGTGAAATCGCTGAATTGCAGGTAATGCTTCATAAAGTCCTTCCGTTCAGGCCGCGAGCACGGCCTGCACCAGCGGCAGCAACCGGTCCACGATCTCGTCCGCTTCCTGCGTCGTCAGGATCAGCGGCGGCACCAGGCGGATCACGGTGTCGGCGGTCACGCTCAGCAGCAGGCCGGCTTCTGCCGCCTGGCCGATCAGCTGGCCGCAGGGCTTGGACAGCTCGATGCCGATCATCAGACCCTGGCCGCGGATGTCGACCACGCCCTCGAGGCGGCCGAGCTTCTCGCGCAGCGCGGCCTTGAGATGCTCGCCGACGCGGCTCGCCTGCTCGAGCAGGCCGTCTTCCTCCATGATGCGGATGGTCTCGATGCCCGCGCGCATGGCCAACGGGTTGCCGCCAAAGGTGGAGCCATGGTTGCCGGGCTTGAGCACCTCGGCGGCCTTGCCGTGCGCCACGACGGCGCCGACCGGCACGCCCGAGCCCAGGCCCTTGGCCAGCGTCATGACGTCGGGCACGATGCCGGCCCACTGGTGGGCGAACCACTTGCCCGTGCGGCCCATGCCGGCCTGCACTTCGTCGAGCATCAGCAGCCAGCCGCGCGCGTCGCACAGCGCGCGCACCTGCTGCAGGTATTCGGCGCGCATCGGGTGCAGGCCGCCTTCACCCTGGATCGGCTCCATCATCACGGCCGTGATGTTGTCATTGCCTTCGGTGGCCGCCAGCAGCGCCTCATAGTCGTTGGGCGCCACGCGGATGAAGCCGTCGAGCAGCGGGCCGAAGCCGTCGCGCACCTTGGCGTTGCCGGTGGCGGTCATGGTGGCGATCGAGCGGCCGTGGAAGGCATGGTCATAGACCACGATCTCGGGGCGGGCAATGCCCTTGTCGACACCGTACTTGCGCGCGATCTTGATCGCGGCTTCGTTGGCTTCGAGGCCGGTGCTGCAGAAGAACACGTTGGTCATCGACGAGCGTTCGACCAGCAGCCTGGCGAGGGTTTCCTGGCCGGGCACATGGTAGTAGTTCGAGGTGTGGATCAGCCGCGTGAGCTGCTCCTGCAGCGCCGGCACCAGCCGCGGGTGGTTGTGGCCCAGCGTGTTCACGGCAATGCCGCCGAGCGCATCGAGGTACTCCTTGCCATTCACGTCCCAGACGCGGCAGCCCTGGCCTCGCTCCAGAGCGATCGGGACGCGGCCATAGGTGTTCATCACGTGGGGCGAGGCAGCCTCAATGAAATCGGTCATTGCAAAAATCTCCCAAGAAAGCGGGGGCGGCATGGACATTGCATCCATGGCCCGGGTTGAGCGAACTACAATTTTAGTTGGACGCGGCAGGATGAAAATTGAGGAATATGCACTACAGCCGTGCGATGGGCCCATGGAGTGTCCGGTAGCCTGGGCTAACTCTTGTATAAGAGTTAGAATCTTCCATTGACCTGCCGGCGGCGATCCCGCCCGGGTCGCATCACTTTGCACAACGATATCGATGGTCTCCCCCAACTCACAAGAACTGTTCATCCAGGGTCTGACCCGGGACGGAAAAACCTTCAGGCCCAGCGACTGGGCCGAACGCCTGGCCGGCGTCATGAGCCAGTTCCGCCCTGGGGGGGCACGTCCCGGCAGCCATCTGAGCTATTCGCCCTGGTGCATTCCCACCACGCTCAACGGCACCAAGTGCGTGGTGCTGCACGCCGACCTGCGCGAGCACGAGCCCATGGCCTGGGATTTCGTGATCAACTTCGCCAAGGACAATGATCTGCAGATCGCGGAGGCTTGTTTGTTGCCGGATGTGCCGCCAAAGGGCTCGGCCGGCGGTGCCTAGTGCACGCTGCTTTTGCATCCCGACCGAGCCGGCCTTGCGCCGGCTTTTTTGTAAGCGGCGCAGTGCAGTGCTATGCGTGAGCCGTGCCCTAAAACGCCCTTCGACAGGCTCAGGGCGAACGGTGGTGGGGTATTTGGGCGGGTTTCGTCTTTACCGTTCGTGGCGAGCTTGCCTGGGCGGCCCCATCGAACCATGGACGGCCTGTCCTCAAGCAACAACCATTGAAACCGTTCGTCCTGAGCCCGTCGAAGGATGGACGGCCTGTCCTCAAGCAAGAAGCACCATTCATGACTTACAACGAAAAAACCGCCCGAAGGCGGTTTCATCGTTCGCAGACAGCGCACCCGTTACAAACGGCAGATGGCTTGCGCCATCCGTGCGATTGCTTAAATGAGCTTTAAGCGGCCAGTGCCAGGGCCTTGACCTTGGCGGACAGGCGGCTCTTGTCGCGAGCT is a genomic window containing:
- the kynB gene encoding arylformamidase; amino-acid sequence: MTQLLWDISPPIHGASPVFPGDTRYSQQWCATITPDCPVNVSAITMSPHIGAHADAPLHYDPEGAAIGAVDLEPFLGPCRVIHAIARGPLLRWQDLAHAITPDLPPRVLVRTYERAPAGWDEDLAAYAPETIERLADLGVQLIGIDTASIDPASSKALESHQAIRRRGLRVLENLVLDTVPEGDYELIALPLKLTQADASPVRAVLRALP
- a CDS encoding amino acid permease; this translates as MPSFEEIQQRETGLQQHLSGAQIVMIAIGGAIGTGLFMGSAFAIGFAGPSVLLSYAIGALIALLLMGCLAEMTVAHPISGSFGAYAEHYIAPWAGFLVRYAYWAAVVLAVGMEVTAVGLYMGYWFPESPRWLWVAVFSAALIAVNASSVKAFGQVEYVFSMVKIVAIVAFILIGAYVVFGAQRPDIGFHHYTAQGGFFPNGLWGCWVGVIVAIFSYLSLEAIAVAAGEARDPQQAITSAFRTTVLRLVLFYLLTLALMLAIVPWHQAGTDRSPFVQVMEIIGIPGAAHVLNFVVLVAALSAMNSQLYVTSRMMFSLSRGGYAPKALGRLNARGVPTRAIAVSCMGIAVAMVLNVWQPQKSLVWMMSIAMFGAMFTWFMVFVTHLFFRARWKAEGSRPLAFRMWGFPALTLLGAALMLGVLVTTYFTEEFHLTLLTGVPFLGLLLLIYAFWFRRRARPGR
- the argF gene encoding ornithine carbamoyltransferase — encoded protein: MKHYLQFSDFTAEEYAYLFERAALIKKKFKAYEKHHTLGDRTLAMIFEKASTRTRVSFEAGMYQLGGSVVHLTSTDSQLGRSEPIEDSARVISRMTDLVMIRTFGQERIERFAEYSRVPVINGLTNEFHPCQILADIFTFIEHRGSIQGRVVAWVGDGNNMANTWLQAADLLGFKVHLSTPGGYEVDERLAFNGKAANPGSYAVFKDPLEACAGADLVTTDVWTSMGFEAENEARKKAFADWCVDAEMMAAARPDALFMHCLPAHRGEEVEAEVIDGPQSVVWEEAENRMHVQKALMEYLLLGKQVD
- a CDS encoding aspartate aminotransferase family protein, which encodes MTDFIEAASPHVMNTYGRVPIALERGQGCRVWDVNGKEYLDALGGIAVNTLGHNHPRLVPALQEQLTRLIHTSNYYHVPGQETLARLLVERSSMTNVFFCSTGLEANEAAIKIARKYGVDKGIARPEIVVYDHAFHGRSIATMTATGNAKVRDGFGPLLDGFIRVAPNDYEALLAATEGNDNITAVMMEPIQGEGGLHPMRAEYLQQVRALCDARGWLLMLDEVQAGMGRTGKWFAHQWAGIVPDVMTLAKGLGSGVPVGAVVAHGKAAEVLKPGNHGSTFGGNPLAMRAGIETIRIMEEDGLLEQASRVGEHLKAALREKLGRLEGVVDIRGQGLMIGIELSKPCGQLIGQAAEAGLLLSVTADTVIRLVPPLILTTQEADEIVDRLLPLVQAVLAA
- a CDS encoding DUF3579 domain-containing protein, which encodes MVSPNSQELFIQGLTRDGKTFRPSDWAERLAGVMSQFRPGGARPGSHLSYSPWCIPTTLNGTKCVVLHADLREHEPMAWDFVINFAKDNDLQIAEACLLPDVPPKGSAGGA